One stretch of Gavia stellata isolate bGavSte3 chromosome 25, bGavSte3.hap2, whole genome shotgun sequence DNA includes these proteins:
- the SRSF1 gene encoding serine/arginine-rich splicing factor 1 isoform X2 has protein sequence MSGGGVIRGPAGNNDCRIYVGNLPPDIRTKDIEDVFYKYGAIRDIDLKNRRGGPPFAFVEFEDPRDAEDAVYGRDGYDYDGYRLRVEFPRSGRGTGRGGGGGGGGGAPRGRYGPPSRRSEYRVIVSGLPPSGSWQDLKDHMREAGDVCYADVFRDGTGVVEFVRKEDMTYAVRKLDNTKFRSHEGETAYIRVKVDGPRSPSYGRSRSRSRSRSRSRSRSNSRSRSYSPRRSRGSPRYSPRHSRSRSHISEEMD, from the exons ATGTCCGGAGGGGGCGTGATCCGCGGCCCAGCCGGCAACAACGACTGCCGCATCTACGTGGGGAACCTGCCCCCCGACATCCGCACCAAGGACATCGAGGACGTCTTCTACAAGTACGGGGCCATCCGCGACATCGACCTCAAGAACCGCCGCGGGGGCCCGCCCTTCGCCTTCGTCGAGTTCGAGGACCCCAG GGACGCGGAGGACGCCGTCTACGGGCGGGACGGCTACGATTACGATGGGTATCGCCTCCGCGTGGAGTTCCCTCGGAGCGGCCGGGGCACCGGCagaggcggcggcggtggcggagGGGGCGGAGCCCCCCGGGGCAGGTACGGCCCCCCGTCCCGGCGCTCGGAGTACAGAGTGATCGTCTCGG GGCTGCCTCCAAGTGGAAGTTGGCAGGATTTAAAGGATCACATGCGTGAAGCAGGTGATGTATGTTATGCTGATGTTTTCCGAGATGGCACTGGTGTCGTGGAGTTTGTACGGAAGGAAGATATGACCTACGCTGTGCGAAAACTGGATAACACTAAATTTAGATCTCATGAG GGAGAAACTGCCTACATCCGTGTTAAAGTTGATGGCCCAAGAAGTCCAAGCTATGGAAGATCTCGGTCACGCAGCCGTAGTCGTAGCAGAAGCCGTAGTCGAAGCAACAGCAGAAGCCGCAGTTATTCCccaagaagaagcagaggatcTCCACGCTACTCTCCCCGCCACAGCAGATCCCGATCTC ACATATCTGAAGAGATGGATTAA
- the SRSF1 gene encoding serine/arginine-rich splicing factor 1 isoform X1 — MSGGGVIRGPAGNNDCRIYVGNLPPDIRTKDIEDVFYKYGAIRDIDLKNRRGGPPFAFVEFEDPRDAEDAVYGRDGYDYDGYRLRVEFPRSGRGTGRGGGGGGGGGAPRGRYGPPSRRSEYRVIVSGLPPSGSWQDLKDHMREAGDVCYADVFRDGTGVVEFVRKEDMTYAVRKLDNTKFRSHEGETAYIRVKVDGPRSPSYGRSRSRSRSRSRSRSRSNSRSRSYSPRRSRGSPRYSPRHSRSRSRT; from the exons ATGTCCGGAGGGGGCGTGATCCGCGGCCCAGCCGGCAACAACGACTGCCGCATCTACGTGGGGAACCTGCCCCCCGACATCCGCACCAAGGACATCGAGGACGTCTTCTACAAGTACGGGGCCATCCGCGACATCGACCTCAAGAACCGCCGCGGGGGCCCGCCCTTCGCCTTCGTCGAGTTCGAGGACCCCAG GGACGCGGAGGACGCCGTCTACGGGCGGGACGGCTACGATTACGATGGGTATCGCCTCCGCGTGGAGTTCCCTCGGAGCGGCCGGGGCACCGGCagaggcggcggcggtggcggagGGGGCGGAGCCCCCCGGGGCAGGTACGGCCCCCCGTCCCGGCGCTCGGAGTACAGAGTGATCGTCTCGG GGCTGCCTCCAAGTGGAAGTTGGCAGGATTTAAAGGATCACATGCGTGAAGCAGGTGATGTATGTTATGCTGATGTTTTCCGAGATGGCACTGGTGTCGTGGAGTTTGTACGGAAGGAAGATATGACCTACGCTGTGCGAAAACTGGATAACACTAAATTTAGATCTCATGAG GGAGAAACTGCCTACATCCGTGTTAAAGTTGATGGCCCAAGAAGTCCAAGCTATGGAAGATCTCGGTCACGCAGCCGTAGTCGTAGCAGAAGCCGTAGTCGAAGCAACAGCAGAAGCCGCAGTTATTCCccaagaagaagcagaggatcTCCACGCTACTCTCCCCGCCACAGCAGATCCCGATCTCGTACATAA